Below is a window of candidate division TA06 bacterium DNA.
ACGAAAAAATAGGCGGTCACTTTTAGCATACCCTTTTTAGAGTGGACTCATTAATACTGTAGATGAAAAACCCTATATATCCTGTCAAAATATAATCGTGCCTTGGTGCCTTGGTGGCCTGAACAGTTACGATTGTTTTCTGATTATCCCCGTGTTATCTGCCGTTACTATACGGAACTAACTTCGTATAATTCGGCAGTAAACTTACCGGTTGATTTCGCCTTACCATTTAAGATATTCTCCACGATCCTTGCTGAGGAAAAAGGCATTGATTCCTGCCCACAGTTTGGGCATACATACATAACCAAATCAGAAATGACGATCGGCGCGCCATTACGATGG
It encodes the following:
- a CDS encoding YgiT-type zinc finger protein, whose amino-acid sequence is MQCPNGCPSSMEERKEEKIFHRNGAPIVISDLVMYVCPNCGQESMPFSSARIVENILNGKAKSTGKFTAELYEVSSV